The following are encoded in a window of Callithrix jacchus isolate 240 chromosome 9, calJac240_pri, whole genome shotgun sequence genomic DNA:
- the LOC100403822 gene encoding LOW QUALITY PROTEIN: natural resistance-associated macrophage protein 2 (The sequence of the model RefSeq protein was modified relative to this genomic sequence to represent the inferred CDS: inserted 1 base in 1 codon): MVSMSGFSFDYKTDLKVQFRWSLALSPRLECSGAISTCSNHRLPGSSSSSASASRVAGTTASYSKNSGTQLSTMVLRPEQISDDSVSGEHDESASLGTFNPACSNPSLPQSSENSEDEFTTYVNEKISIPEEEYLCFSFRKLWAFTGPGFLMSIAYLDPGNIESDLQSGAVAGFKLLWILLLATLVGLLLQRLAARLGVVTGLHLAEVCHRQYPKVPRIILWLMVELALIGSDMQEVIGSAIAINLLSVERIPLWGGVLITIAGTFVFLFLDKYGLRKLEAFFGFLITIMALTFGYEYVTVKPSQSQVLKGMFVPSCSGCSTPQIEQAVGIVGAVMTPHNMYLHSALVKSRQINRSNKQEIREANKYFFIESCIAVFVSFIINVFVVSVFAEAFFGKTNEQVVEVCTNSSSPHAGLFPNGNSTLAVDIYKGGVVLGCYFGPAALYIWAVGILAAGQSSTMTGTYSGQFVMEGFLNLKWSRFARVVLTRSIAIIPTLLVSVFQDVESLTVMNDFLNVLQSLQLPFALIPILTFTSLRPVMSDFANGLGWRIAGGILVLIXCSINMYFVLVYVQELGHVVLYVVAGVVSVAYLGFVFYLGWQCLIALGMSFLDCGRMYHLGLTAQPELYLLNTMDADSLVPR, translated from the exons atggagtctcgctctgtcacccagactggagtgcagtggcgcgatctccacttgctccaaccaccgcctcccaggttcaagcagttcttctgcctcagcctcccgagtagctgggactacag cATCCTATTCTAAGAACTCAGGCACTCAGCTATCCACCATGGTGTTGCGTCCTGAACAGATCTCAGATG ACAGTGTTTCTGGAGAACATGATGAGTCGGCCAGTCTTGGTACCTTCAACCCTGCCTGTAGTAATCCCTCTCTTCCACAGTCCTCTGAGAACTCAGAGGACGAGTTCACCACTTACGTTAATGAGAAGATCTCCATTCCTGAGGAGGAG TACTTGTGTTTTAGCTTTCGGAaactctgggctttcac tggACCGGGCTTTCTTATGAGCATTGCCTACCTGGATCCAGGAAATATCGAATCTGATTTGCAGTCTGGAGCAGTGGCTGGATTTAAG TTGCTCTGGATCCTTCTGTTGGCCACCCTTGTGGGGCTGTTGCTCCAGCGTCTTGCAGCTAGACTGGGAGTGGTCACTGGGCTGCATCTTGCTGAAGTATGTCACCGTCAGTATCCCAAG GTCCCACGAATCATCCTGTGGCTGATGGTGGAGTTGGCTCTCATTGGCTCAGATATGCAAGAAGTCATTGGCTCAGCCATTGCCATCAATCTTCTGTCTGTAGAAAG GATTCCTCTGTGGGGTGGCGTTCTCATCACTATTGCAGGTacttttgtatttctcttcttGGACAAATATG GCTTGCGGAAGCTAGAAGCATTTTTTGGCTTTCTCATCACTATTATGGCACTCACATTTGGATATGAG TATGTTACAGTGAAACCCAGCCAGAGCCAGGTACTCAAGGGCATGTTCGTACCATCCTGTTCAGGCTGTAGCACTCCACAGATTGAACAGGCTGTGGGCATCGTGGGAGCTGTCATGACGCCTCACAACATGTACCTGCATTCTGCCTTAGTCAAG TCTAGACAGATAAACCGGAGCAATAAGCAGGAAATACGAGAAGCCAATAAGTACTTTTTCATTGAATCCTGCATTGCTGTCTTTGTTTCCTTCATCATCAACGTCTTTGTTGTCTCAGTCTTTGCTGAAGCATTTTTTGGGAAAACCAACGAGCAGGTG GTTGAAGTATGTACAAATAGCAGCAGTCCTCATGCTGGCCTCTTTCCTAACGGTAACTCGACACTGGCTGTGGACATCTACAAAGGG GGTGTTGTGCTGGGATGTTACTTTGGGCCTGCTGCACTCTACATTTGGGCAGTGGGGATCCTGGCTGCAGGACAGAGCTCCACCATGACAGGAACCTATTCTGGCCAGTTTGTCATGGAG ggaTTCCTGAACCTTAAGTGGTCACGCTTTGCCCGAGTGGTTCTGACTCGCTCTATTGCCATTATCCCCACTTTGCTTGTTTCTGTCTTCCAAGATGTAGAGAGTCTAACAGTGATGAATGACTTCCTGAATGTTCTACAGAGCTTACAG ctCCCCTTTGCTCTCATACCCATCCTCACATTTACAAGCCTGCGGCCAGTAATGAGTGACTTTGCCAATGGACT AGGCTGGCGGATTGCGGGAGGAATCTTGGTCCTTA ATTGTTCCATCAATATGTACTTTGTATTGGTTTATGTCCAGGAACTAGGGCATGTGGTGTTATATGTGGTGGCTGGTGTGGTCAGCGTGGCTTATCTGGGCTTTGTGTTCTACTTG GGTTGGCAATGTTTGATTGCACTGGGCATGTCCTTCCTGGACTGCGGGCGTATG tacCATCTGGGATTGACAGCTCAGCCTGAACTCTATCTTCTGAACACCATGGATGCTGACTCACTGGTGCCTAGATGA